A region from the Coffea eugenioides isolate CCC68of chromosome 9, Ceug_1.0, whole genome shotgun sequence genome encodes:
- the LOC113782134 gene encoding flavonoid 3'-monooxygenase-like, producing MRHGINYFSDSYNFYTLTKEMSMSGKKWRGETWLLLALAGIVALAFLSKISTHKRLKLNHPPGPKPWPIVGNLNLLGSIPHQSLHLLSQKYGEIMQLKFGSSPVVVASSPEMAKEFLQTHDNIFASRPTTAAGKYTSYNCSDLTWAPYGPFWRQARKLYLTQIFNPKRLDSFESIRIEERRAFISSLYALSGKPVVMRDHLTRLTLSTASQMVLSNKYFAQSEGDGSLVTFEEFQEMIDTWFLLGGVFNIGDWIPWLDRFDLQGYIKQMKELYKKFDRFHNHVLDDHQARRKTEKDFVPKDMVDILLQYAEDPDHQVKLTRDQIKGLIQDLLAGGTDTSATTVEWAMNELLKHPRLIEKATEELDRVIGRDKWVEEADFSKLPFLEAIIKETFRLHPLATLLAPHYAIEDCTVAGYHIAKGTTVFINTWSIGRNSKYWDSPEEFMPERLLEKDIDLKGQNFALLPFGSGRRRCPGYNLGIKLVRSTLANLLHGFNWKLPQGMKPEEICMEELYGLTTHPRISLAMIPEPRLPVNLY from the exons ATGCGGCACGGCATCAACTATTTTTCAGATTCCTACAACTTCTATACTCTGACAAAAGAAATGTCTATGTCTGGCAAGAAGTGGC GTGGAGAGACTTGGCTACTCTTAGCATTGGCAGGGATTGTTGCATTGGCTTTTCTCTCAAAAATATCCACTCACAAACGCCTGAAGTTAAATCATCCACCAGGACCAAAACCATGGCCTATTGTTGGCAACCTGAACCTCCTCGGTTCAATCCCACATCAATCCTTACACTTGCTGTCCCAGAAATATGGAGAAATCATGCAACTAAAATTTGGTTCCAGCCCTGTTGTAGTAGCTTCATCCCCTGAAATGGCAAAAGAATTCTTGCAAACACATGACAACATCTTCGCTTCTCGGCCTACAACTGCTGCTGGCAAATACACTAGCTATAACTGTTCCGATTTGACATGGGCACCTTATGGTCCATTCTGGCGACAAGCTCGTAAACTTTATCTTACCCAAATATTTAATCCAAAGCGACTTGACTCCTTCGAGAGCATACGCATTGAAGAAAGGCGTGCTTTCATTTCTAGCTTGTATGCTCTCTCAGGAAAGCCAGTAGTTATGAGAGATCATCTAACACGTCTTACCCTCTCCACTGCAAGCCAGATGGTCTTGAGTAACAAGTACTTTGCCCAATCTGAAGGGGATGGATCTCTAGTTACCTTTGAAGAGTTCCAAGAGATGATAGATACATGGTTTTTGCTGGGTGGTGTGTTCAATATCGGGGATTGGATACCGTGGCTCGACAGATTTGATCTCCAGGGTTAcataaagcaaatgaaagaacTTTACAAGAAATTTGATAGATTCCATAACCATGTGCTTGATGATCACCAGGCCAGGAGGAAAACGGAGAAAGATTTTGTCCCCAAGGACATGGTGGACATTCTATTGCAATATGCTGAAGATCCTGATCACCAGGTCAAACTCACCAGAGATCAGATAAAAGGGCTAATTCAG GACTTACTCGCTGGTGGTACAGATACCTCAGCTACCACGGTAGAATGGGCAATGAATGAACTTCTCAAGCATCCACGTCTCATTGAAAAGGCAACCGAAGAGCTTGATAGAGTGATAGGGAGAGATAAGTGGGTGGAAGAGGCTGATTTCTCAAAACTGCCTTTTCTAGAGGCGATCATAAAGGAAACTTTTAGGTTACATCCACTGGCAACGCTGCTTGCACCCCATTATGCCATTGAGGATTGCACTGTAGCCGGTTATCACATTGCTAAAGGAACAACGGTGTTTATAAACACATGGAGTATAGGTAGGAACTCAAAATATTGGGATTCTCCTGAAGAATTCATGCCAGAGAGGCTTTTGGAGAAGGATATTGACTTGAAGGGACAAAATTTTGCGCTATTGCCATTTGGCTCAGGTCGAAGGAGGTGTCCAGGCTATAACCTTGGAATCAAGCTTGTTCGATCAACGTTGGCCAACTTGTTGCATGGATTCAACTGGAAATTGCCTCAGGGCATGAAACCAGAAGAAATTTGCATGGAAGAACTCTATGGACTCACAACTCATCCGAGGATTTCACTTGCTATGATCCCAGAACCACGTTTGCCGGTCAATCTCTATTAG
- the LOC113782136 gene encoding uncharacterized protein LOC113782136, producing MDSKNREATSDWMAKKLVAVMRDHPDISRKEIEAEMLKYGVHPSKQQVYRAREKAREEIEGTHAASYSKIPKYAVLLRQSNPGSLCKVHYDRPNLLVEPRFLRLFISFKGQKDGFLTSCRPFIGFDGCHLKGNFGGVLLTAVALDANNSIFPIAFAVAESENKETWSWFFYFFQEFFGPFHNSVPLTFMSDRQKGLNLAYEEQIPLATGRHCCRHICSNFRLQFPGVLLNSLFWKAAKSYDALGFNEAMASIKDMNVEAWRYLSKIPPASWARHAYSTEIKCDHVTNNFTESFNAWVGDLRAKPILTLADGLRKKLMKKLHKRYHKACTWSSNITPKITKKLKEIVGLSRRCSLQMASEEIFEVGDVDREYIVNLTQKTCDCGAFQLSGLPCKHAALGIIYRRQKVEAYCDGCFSTEMWIKAYSGIIHPIPHEKRWPPLPDVTPAIVLPPPLRRTPGRPRVNRRRGPDEPASSQTKRSTTLRCKNCNAFGHNKRTCQRAPIPKRRARPGRGIANTGLSGAVLWDHIEGSVPVVISSQSSNPSPSTEPGAANIQADVQATMDAAKRKRGRPSKKDGTFAVTNIRRRTSFAASQPIPLMPIAGVNSTKNSHLQTSVNSRIHLCCLNWPFACVFVAAAIQDGTPSTSVASNTKHFSCISQINICLLLFVASVAAAFYSDK from the exons ATGGACAGCAAGAATCGAGAGGCCACCTCTGATTGGATGGCAAAGAAACTTGTTGCTGTGATGAGAGATCATCCAGACATTTCCAGAAAGGAGATTGAAGCTGAGATGCTAAAATATGGTGTTCATCCTAGCAAACAACAAGTATACAGGGCAAGAGAAAAGGCCAGGGAAGAAATTGAGGGTACACATGCAGCTTCATATAGTAAGATACCAAAATATGCTGTTCTTCTAAGGCAGAGCAATCCTGGTAGCTTATGCAAAGTTCATTATGACAGACCCAATTTACTTGTCGAACCAAGATTCTTGAGATTGTTTATAAGTTTCAAAGGTCAGAAAGATGGTTTCTTAACTAGTTGTAGACCTTTTATTGGTTTTGATGGTTGTCACTTGAAAGGCAATTTTGGTGGAGTATTACTCACTGCTGTGGCATTGGATGCAAATAACTCAATTTTTCCTATTGCATTTGCTGTGGCTGAATCTGAAAACAAAGAAACCTGGAGCTGGTTCTTCTACTTTTTCCAGGAATTCTTTGGACCATTTCATAACAGTGTTCCTTTAACATTCATGAGTGATAGACAAAAG GGATTGAATCTTGCTTATGAGGAGCAAATTCCATTAGCTACTGGAAGGCATTGTTGCAGACATATTTGCAGCAACTTTAGGCTTCAATTTCCTGGAGTATTACTGAACAGTTTGTTCTGGAAAGCTGCTAAGAGCTATGATGCATTAGGCTTCAATGAAGCAATGGCCTCCATTAAAGACATGAATGTAGAAGCATGGAGATACTTATCAAAGATTCCACCTGCATCTTGGGCTAGGCACGCATACTCAACTGAGATAAAGTGTGACCATGTCACAAACAATTTTACTGAATCTTTCAATGCATGGGTGGGAGATTTAAGAGCTAAACCAATACTGACTCTTGCTGATGGTTTAAGAAAAAAGCTCATGAAAAAGCTGCATAAAAGATATCACAAGGCCTGCACATGGAGCTCTAACATCACtccaaaaatcactaaaaagcTGAAGGAAATTGTTGGACTGTCTAGGAGATGCTCACTGCAAATGGCAAGTGAGGAGATATTTGAAGTTGGTGATGTGGACAGAGAATACATTGTCAATTTGACCCAAAAGACGTGTGATTGTGGTGCTTTTCAACTGTCAGGACTACCTTGCAAGCATGCTGCACTAGGCATTATATATAGAAGACAAAAAGTAGAGGCTTACTGTGATGGTTGCTTCTCAACAGAAATGTGGATTAAGGCATATAGTGGCATAATTCACCCAATTCCTCATGAGAAACGATGGCCTCCATTACCTGATGTcactccagcaattgtcctacCACCACCCCTGAGGAGAACTCCAGGTAGACCAAGAGTGAATAGAAGGCGAGGACCTGATGAACCAGCTTCATCTCAGACAAAGAGGTCTACTACTCTGAGATGTAAGAACTGCAATGCATTTGGCCATAATAAGAGAACATGCCAAAGAGCACCT ATTCCTAAGAGAAGAGCAAGGCCTGGCAGGGGAATTGCAAACACAGGCTTGTCAGGAGCTGTTCTCTGG GATCACATAGAGGGTAGTGTGCCTGTTGTGATTTCCAGTCAAAGCAGCAATCCAAGTCCATCAACTGAACCTGGTGCAGCTAATATTCAAGCTGATGTACAGGCAACTATGGATGCTGCTAAGAGAAAG AGAGGAAGGCCCTCAAAGAAAGATGGAACATTTGCTGTAACTAACATCAGGAGGAGAACTTCATTTGCAGCTTCACAACCAATTCCATTAATGCCAATTGCTGGCGTCAATTCTACCAAAAATTCCCACTTACAAACTTCA GTGAATTCCAGAATTCACCTCTGTTGCTTGAACTGGCCATTTGCGTGTGTGTTTGTTGCTGCTGCAATTCAAGATGGAACACCAAGCACTTCAGTTGCATCCAACACCAAGCATTTTAGTTGCATCTCACAGATTAACATTTGCCTGTTGTTGTTTGTTGCATCTGTGGCTGCTGCATTTTACTCTGATAAATAG